The following proteins come from a genomic window of Anabas testudineus chromosome 3, fAnaTes1.2, whole genome shotgun sequence:
- the tipin gene encoding TIMELESS-interacting protein, with product MPAKNGRYDIPDYDNLEDEAFPPLPPPHSPGQGAQEDPFANDEEEGEVSKLAEVPAAKRKGVKRPQPKLDAHRLISERGLPALRTLFENVNFKGKGHEAENLRLLMQKMENWAHRLYPKLQFEDFIDRVEKLGQKKEVQTCLKRIRLDMPLMQEDFIDKGEEVAEPELQVFGDPDPFSGVSFHTDLGPVHSTPAPAAPSLTEEQRRRMELNRQLALERRLARQQQQTDLSDSQTDTPTSSDEPTSSANILNSSNNQNEKVKVLDEEPVDKQEPDINLLHKDSQPSAESTLCEEKEMSLNTDHEPSNT from the exons ATGCCAGCGAAGAATGGCCGGTATGACATTCCTGACTACGACAACTTAGAGGATGAAGCTTTCCCTCCACTCCCACCCCCCCACTCCCCGGGCCAGGGAGCACAGGAGGACCCTTTCGCAAATG ATGAGGAAGAAGGCGAGGTGTCCAAGCTGGCTGAGGTCCCTGCTGCTAAAAGGAAAGGAGTGAAGAGACCACAGCCCAAGCTGGATGCTCATAG GCTGATCTCAGAAAGAGGACTTCCAGCTCTGCGGACactttttgaaaatgtcaatTTCAAAGGGAAAGGACATGAG GCAGAGAACCTGCGACTTCTGATGCAGAAGATGGAGAACTGGGCCCACAGGTTGTACCCCAAATTGCAGTTTGAAGACTTTATTGACAGAGTGGAGAAGCTTGGCCAGAAGAAGGAAGTGCAG ACCTGTCTCAAACGGATACGACTGGACATGCCGCTGATGCAAGAAGATTTTATAGATAAAG GTGAAGAAGTGGCAGAGCCTGAATTGCAGGTATTTGGGGATCCTGATCCATTTAGTGGAGTGAGCTTCCACACTGACTTAGGACCGGTCCACTCTACCCCAGCACCAGCTGCCCCCTCCCTCACGGAGGAGCAACGCAGACGAATGGAGCTGAACAGACAGCTCGCCCTGGAGAGGAGGCTTGCAcgccagcagcagcaaacag ATCTTTCAGACTCGCAGACTGACACACCTACATCATCAGACGAACCCACTTCTTCTGCAAACATCCTTAACAGTTCTAACAATCAGAATGAGAAGGTGAAGGTCTTAGACGAGGAGCCAGTCGACAAACAAGAACCAGACATCAACCTCCTACACAAAGACTCTCAGCCTTCAGCTGAATCCACACTTtgtgaggagaaagagatgagCTTGAACACTGACCATGAACCCAGCAACACATGA
- the LOC113173977 gene encoding G2/mitotic-specific cyclin-B2-like — MSVDVRALHLPPTDNPVKMGKPTAASRRAALGEITNFPGAAVNTKRTGPTKASAKASAKTSCVQKSKPTVKVAPVVPVQAPADPLPSLSEESADVSMKEEQELCQAFSEALLDVQDVDEQDADLPQLCSEYVKDIYNYLHDLEVQQAVRPNYMQGYEITERMRALLIDWLVQVHSRFQLLQETLYLTVAILDRFLQVQPVSRRKLQLVGVTAMLVACKYEEMYAPEVGDFAYITDNAFSKSQILEMEQIVLRKLNFQLGRPLPLHFLRRASKVANSDVERHTLAKYLMELTLVDYDMVHYRPSEIAAASLGLSQLLLDGMSWSPTQQHYSTYDEAHLKPIMQHIAKNVVTVNEGKTKFLAVKNKYSSSKLMKISLIPQLNSSIIKKMAASLLTP; from the exons ATGTCTGTGGACGTCCGTGCGTTG CATCTCCCGCCCACTGATAACCCAGTGAAGATGGGCAAACCCACAGCAGCATCAAGAAGAGCTGCTCTTGGAGAGATCACCAACTTTCCTGGAGCAGCAGTCAACACAaag AGGACTGGACCAACCAAAGCGTCGGCCAAAGCTTCAGCCAAAACGTCTTGCGTCCAAAAATCAAAGCCCACAGTGAAGGTGGCACCAGTAGTCCCGGTCCAAGCGCCTGCAGATCCTCTCCCTTCACTTTCAGAGGAGTCAGCTGATGTGTCCatgaaggaggagcaggagctgtGCCAGGCTTTCTCTGAGGCGCTGCTGGATGTGCAGGATGTTGACGAGCAAGATGCAGACCTGCCACAGCTCTGTTCAGAATATGTCAAAGACATTTATAATTACCTACATGACCTGGAG GTGCAGCAGGCTGTACGACCAAACTACATGCAGGGTTATGAAATCACTGAACGTATGCGTGCTCTTCTGATTGACTGGCTGGTCCAGGTTCACTCCAGgttccagctgctgcaggagactCTGTACCTCACAGTTGCCATCCTGGATCGTTTTCTGCAG gtCCAACCGGTCTCTCGCAgaaagctgcagcttgttggCGTTACTGCAATGTTGGTGGCCTGTAAATACGAAGAGATGTATGCTCCAGAAGTTGGGGACTTCGCCTACATCACAGACAATGCATTTTCAAAGTCTCAGATCCTTGAGATGGAGCAAATAGTTTTGAGGAAGCTTAATTTTCAACTGGGACGTCCTCTTCcattacacttcctcagacGGGCTTCAAAAGTGGCAAAT TCTGATGTAGAGAGACACACTCTGGCCAAGTATCTGATGGAGCTGACCCTCGTCGATTATGACATGGTACACTATCGGCCCTCTGAGATTGCTGCTGCTTCCCTGGGTCTCTCCCAGCTGCTTCTTGATGGAATGTCATGG TCACCAACACAGCAGCACTACTCTACGTATGATGAGGCCCACCTGAAGCCAATCATGCAGCACATAGCCAAAAATGTTGTGACTGTAAATGAGGGGAAAACAAAGTTTCTG GCTGTGAAGAACAAATACTCGAGCAGCAAGCTGATGAAAATCAGCCTCATTCCTCAGCTGAATTCTTCGATTATTAAGAAAATGGCAGCTTCTCTGCTCACTCCTTGA
- the lctla gene encoding LOW QUALITY PROTEIN: lactase-like a (The sequence of the model RefSeq protein was modified relative to this genomic sequence to represent the inferred CDS: inserted 1 base in 1 codon; substituted 1 base at 1 genomic stop codon), whose protein sequence is MSWMFHSVLFXVTLAGNQVTPASISQVXKLGDVSCVLEQFPEETNDAVNSVPNITMLQQNILRMYRILALVLCVSASEDFDWTKNERTSFYYGTFPTGFSWGAGSSAYQTEGAWNIDGKGMSIWDAFVHKKGKIFSNDTGDSSCEGYYKFKDDIKLMKDMKLNHYRFSISWPRILPSGLKNEHINEKGIKYYDDLINMLLDNKITPIATLYHWDLPQILQEKYGGWQNISMVNYFNDFASLCFERFGNRVKYWITFNNPWSIAVEGYETGEHAPGLKLKGIGAYKAAHHIIKAHAKVWHTYDIQWRSKQKGLVGISLTADWGEPVDISNQRDIEAAERYLQFYVGWFATPIFHGDYPQVMKDYIGRKSGQQGLGASRLPVFSPQEKSYIKGTCDFLGLGHFTTRYITQKNYPSGLGDSYFSDRDLAVLVDPQWPDPGSEWLYSVPWGFRRLLNFVKSQYGNPMIYVTENGVSEKMLCTDLCDDWRMQYFKDYINEMLKAIKDGVNVKGYTAWSLLDNFEWDEGYSERFGLYYVDFRNKNKPRYPKASVQYYKRIISSNGFPNQREVESWKRKAIETCSSSNQLLAADPLIGHMEMVTEIVVPTVCTLCILLSAVFLMFLLRGRL, encoded by the exons ATGTCCTGGATGTTtcactctgttttgt tcgTAACACTGGCAGGGAACCAGGTGACACCGGCGAGCATCAGCCAGGTTTAGAAGCTTGGGGAtgtttcttgtgttttggagcAGTTTCCAGAGGAGACAAATGATGCAG TGAACTCCGTGCCAAACATCACAATGCTGCAGCAGAACATCCTGAGGATGTACCGTATACTTGCCCTGGTGCTGTGTGTTTCAGCCAGCGAGGACTTTGACTGGACAAAGAACGAGAGAACGTCTTTCTACTATGGGACCTTCCCAACTG gtttctcCTGGGGAGCTGGAAGTTCAGCCTATCAGACAGAAGGAGCGTGGAACATAGATGGTAAAGGAATGAGTATCTGGGATGCCTTTGTCCACAAAAAGGGGAAGATATTCTCAAATGACACAGGAGACTCCTCGTGTGAGGGCTACTACAAATTCAAG GATGACATTAAGTTGATGAAGGACATGAAGTTGAATCATTATCGCTTCTCCATCTCCTGGCCAAGGATTTTACCAAGCGGACTGAAAA ACGAACACATCAATGAGAAAGGAATCAAATATTATGATGATCTGATTAACATGCTGCTGGACAATAAAATTACACCCATTGCGACTCTGTACCACTGGGACTTACCACAG ATTTTACAGGAGAAATATGGTGGCTGGCAGAACATCAGCATGGTGAACTACTTCAACGACTTTGCCAGTTTGTGCTTCGAAAGATTTGGAAACAGAGTGAAGTACTGGATCACTTTCAACAATCCATGG tcgaTTGCTGTGGAGGGATATGAAACAGGGGAACATGCACCGGGACTGAAGCTGAAGGGAATCGGAGCTTACAAAGCTGCTCACCACATCATCAAG GCACATGCTAAAGTTTGGCACACATATGATATTCAGTGGCGAAGcaaacaaaaag GTCTGGTCGGGATCTCGCTAACGGCTGACTGGGGTGAACCAGTGGACATCTCCAACCAGAGGGACattgaagcagcagagagataCCTCCAGTTCTACGTGGGCTGGTTTGCTACTCCCATCTTCCATGGAGACTACCCCCAGGTTATGAAAGATTACATCG GCAGGAAGAGTGGCCAGCAGGGCCTGGGAGCTTCGCGGCTGCCTGTTTTCTCACCTCAGGAGAAGAGTTACATCAAAGGAACCTGTGACTTTTTGGGCCTCGGCCATTTCACAACCCGCTATATCACCCAGAAGAATTACCCATCAGGCCTTGGAGACAGCTACTTTTCGGACCGCGACCTTGCTGTGCTGGTTGACCCCCAGTGGCCCGATCCTGGCTCTGAATGGCTCTATTCAGTTCCCTGGGGTTTCCGACGCTTGTTGAACTTTGTGAAg AGTCAATACGGAAACCCCATGATCTACGTGACAGAAAATGGCGTGTCAGAGAAAATGCTCTGCACCGACCTGTGTGATGACTGGAGGATGCAGTACTTCAAAGACTACATCAATGAAATGCTCAAAG CAATCAAGGACGGGGTGAATGTGAAAGGATACACAGCCTGGTCCCTCCTAGACAACTTTGAGTGGGATGAAGGATACTCTGAGAGGTTTGGGCTCTACTATGTGGACTTCAGGAACAAGAACAAACCGCGCTACCCGAAGGCCTCTGTCCAGTACTACAAACGCATCATCAGCTCGAATGGCTTTCCTAATCAGAGAGAG GTGGAGAGTTGGAAGAGGAAAGCCATAGAGACTTGTTCCTCCAGTAACCAGCTCCTGGCTGCTG atccTTTGATAGGCCACATGGAGATGGTAACAGAGATTGTGGTTCCCACAGTGTGCACGCTCTGCATCCTCCTCAGTGCGGTTTTCCTCATGTTTCTGCTGCGTGGACGGctctga
- the crybgx gene encoding crystallin beta gamma X gives MNIFTKVPGLAQQTSKLGSVLQRAFYGSSGRVTLFEHRNFAGRRLDLSSECTRLSDKNFPERCNSVQVESGAWVGYEHENFRGRQYMWDMSDRGEYNCYDKWCAQTDHISSVRPVKQDNNPARAQLFERAGFSGKKMEIQDDIPNMMSRYSLNRVAAIRVLGGAWVVYQEPNYRGPHYILEKRDYNNFSDWGSQNSTVGSMRRVRFS, from the exons ATGAACATCTTTACTAAGGTCCCAGGATTAGCCCAACAAACCAG CAAGCTGGGGTCCGTGCTCCAACGTGCCTTCTACGGGTCCAGTGGGAGG GTGACCCTTTTTGAGCATAGGAACTTCGCCGGCCGGCGGCTAGACCTGAGCTCTGAATGCACCAGACTCAGTGACAAGAACTTCCCAGAGAGATGTAACTCTGTGCAGGTGGAGAGTGGAGC ATGGGTCGGTTATGAGCATGAGAACTTCCGGGGCCGTCAGTACATGTGGGACATGTCTGACCGTGGAGAGTACAACTGCTATGACAAGTGGTGCGCTCAGactgaccacatctcctctgtccgTCCTGTCAAACAG GACAACAACCCTGCCAGAGCTCAGCTGTTTGAGCGAGCTGGCTTCTCTGGTAAGAAGATGGAGATCCAGGACGACATCCCTAACATGATGAGCCGTTACAGCCTCAACAGAGTCGCCGCCATCCGCGTCCTCGGGGGAGC GTGGGTGGTTTATCAGGAGCCAAACTACAGAGGGCCCCATTACATCCTGGAGAAGCGTGATTACAACAACTTCTCTGACTGGGGCAGCCAGAACAGCACTGTGGGCTCCATGCGCAGAGTCCGCTTCAGCTAA